CTTCCTCCCGAGATGGACGGGGTCCCCGGGGTCAGCTTCGGAGGCATCAAACCTGGGACGACCTTCACCTACCGCTTTCCCCTCAAACAGAGCGGGACCTATTGGTATCATAGCCATTCGGGCTTTCAAGAACAATTGGGGGTCTACGCGCCGATGATTATCGACCCGGTCGAGCCCGATCCGGTCCAGTACGATCGCGATTATGTGGTGGTGCTTTCGGATTGGATGTTTGAGGACCCGATGAAAATGATGGGGAAGCTCAAGAAGCAGGCGGGCTACACCAACTTCCAGAAACGAACGATGCGCGAGTTCCTCTCCGAGGCGAAGAAAAATGGCTGGCGCACGACGTTCGACGATTATCGGATGTGGGCGCAGATGCGGATGGACCCGACCGATCTTGCCGATATCACCGGCCACACCTACACCTACTTGATGAACGGACGCTCTCCCGCCTCCAACTGGACGGGACTCTTTCGTCCCGGCGAGCGGGTCCGCTTGCGCTTCATCAATGCGGCGGCCATGTCGATTTTCGATGTCCGCATACCGGGTTTGAAAATGACGGTGGTGCAGGCCGACGGCCAGAATGTGCAGCCGGTCGATGTAGACGAGTTTCGGATCGCGGTGGCGGAGACGTATGATCTGATCGTCGAACCGAAGGAAGATCGCGCCTACACGATCTTCGCCGAGTCGATTGATCGCAGCGGCTATGCGCGCGGCACCCTCGCCCCGCGCGCAGGAATGAGCGCCGACATCCCCAAAGGCCGCCCCCGTCCGCTCCGGACGATGGAAGAGATGGGGATGAGCATGGAAGGGATGGATCACGGAAAGATGAAGATGCCGGAGATGAAGCCGTCCGACGACGAGCAGATGGGGAACATGCAGCACGGCGCAGAGATGGAAGAGATGCCGGGGATGGAGCACGGAGAGGGAATGGAAGGAATGCCCGACAAGAAAGAGGAGCACGACATGCAAGATATGGAGGGCATGCCGGGGATGCCGATGGACAATCAGCGTCGCTCGGAAATTCCCGGCAGCACGCCGGTCAAGCACGGTCCCGACACGCACGGCTCCGGCAACCAAGCCACTCCCGATGTCACGCGCAGCCGCCTGGAGGAACCGGGCGCCGGACTGGGAAACGACGGGTGGCGGGTGCTCGTCTATACCGATCTGAAGAGTCTGCATCCATACCCCGACCGGCGCGCCCCGGAGCGCGAGCTCGAACTTCACATCACCGGACATATGGAACGCTTCATCTGGTCGTTCGATGGAAAGAAGTTTTCGGAGGCGAAAGAGCCGATTCATTTCCGCTACGGCGAGCGGCTCCGCTGGACCTTCGTCAACGATACGATGATGGAGCATCCGCTCCACCTGCACGGTATGTTCATGGAGTTGGAGAACGGCGCAGGTCCCAATCTGCCCCGCAAGCATACGGTCAACGTCAAGCCGGCCGAGCGGGTGTCGGTGGCGATCACCGCCGATGCTCCAGGACCTTGGGCGTTTCATTGCCACCTCCTCTTTCATATGGAAGCGGGGATGTTCCGGGTCGTCGAGGTTTCAGAGCCGGAGGTGCGGTCATGAACACTTCTCTGCAATTTCTCCTGCTGACCGCTCTCGTCTGGTTGATAGGCGCGCCGACTGCCTTCGCGCAGGCCGCGCCAGCCCCTTCCTCCACGGCGGATGCGCCTGCCGCACCCGCCACTTCAGCGGTGCAGGACGGATCGGGCGGACACGAGCGGATACCGTCCAACCTAAAACCGCAGCAGGATTGGCCCAGTCCGGTCGACGATATGGAGCGGTTCACCTTCGTTCTTGCAGACGTGCTCGAATACCGTCCGAAAGGAGATGAGAGCGATTTTCGATGGGATATCGAGGGGTGGCACGGCGGCGACTACAAACGCCTCTGGTTTAAGAGCGAGGGGGAGCGGAACACCGCGTTTAAAGCCGATTACGATATTGATTTCCAGTTACTCTACGGCCGCTTCTTCCGGAAGTACTATGATTTTCAGGCAGGCCTCCGGTCCGAAACGCAGACATTTGGAGGCCAAAACGTAACTCGGGTACAGACAGTCGTGGGGATTGAAGGACTTGCCCCTTATCGTTATGAAGTCGAGTCCGCTCTATTCATCAGTCACCGGGGCGATGTGTCGGTGCGTTTCACAATCACAAAAAATTTCCTGGTGACTCAGCGGGTCGTTTTTCAGCCCCGCCTTGAGACCCACGCCGCCGTTCAGAGAGTCGAGCGGTTTACGACTGGTAGCGGCTTGAACAACATTGAGTTCGGACTCCGCCTACGATATGAAATCCGGCGCGAGCTCGCCCCTTACATCGGCGTCTCGTTCGACCGAAGCTTCTCCGGCACTGCCGACCTCGTGCGGCAAGAAGGGGGCGACCCACGCCAGGTTCGCTTTGCCGCGGGCGTGCGGATGTGGTTCTAAACCTTTCGGAAAGGATCTGTTTGATCCCTTTTCATTTTAAGCCCTCTGCGTTTAAAACTTTTCCTTTTCTACTCATTGAAGCTGGATGAGGCAGGTTCCGCCTTGTTCTTGCGGTGTAAGGACCCATACCTTGACACCGGCCGATGGAAATCTCTATGCTGATGATATGCGGTATTCTTTATTTTTTAATCCAAAATCAAAGTGGCTGGTGTTGATCATCTTGAGTTTTTCTTTTTTAACCCTCTCACTGGCCAATGCCTGTATGGTCCCGGACTGGGCACCCGACGCGGAGGATTGCTGCGTGTTGCCGTGCAAGACGGTCTCCTCTCCGGAGCTGGCCAAAAGTTATTGCAATCTCTCCGATCAGCAGCGCTCCCTTCACGCTGGCCCTCAGCTCCCTCCGCCGGCTATTCTTGTGGAGGACGGGCTTGCTCTGATTGCCGCGTCGATAAAGCCCCCTCCCGCTCTTTTTGCGCCTCAATGTGATTTGAATTATCCCAAGAAAAAATCTTCTCAGGATCTCTCTATCCTTCACCATGCCCTCTTGATTTAATCAAAACTTCCCAAAAGAAAATCTTTCTTCGCCGTTCATCCGCTCATTTTGGCCGTTTCCTATAAAAACTGTCTGATTGGAAGAATATCACGGCATCGGTTGTACGGAAGGCTTTTAATGATCGGAATCAAATTATTTGATATGGAGGGTGATGACCCTACAAAGAAAATGGCTCTGGCTGGGCGGCACCGCCGGCCGCGGCTGCCGCCGCTTACGTTGTTGCTTCTCGCGCTCATCCTGGGCTGTCCCCTGGCCATGTACTACTTGGGCATGACCGGCCATACCCTGGGAGGAGAGGCGGCTCGCGACGGGATGCATGAACATTCAGATCGGTCTGCTTCCAAGCCGAAGAGAGAAGACTCGGAATACAAAAAGGGGAGAATAATGGGTGAAAAATGAAACGAACACCCGGAGCGTTTCTATCCATTTCACAAAATGATCACGGTGGCGGAGGACCGACTTCAGGAGCGCCACTTACCGTGAAGAAGGAGGGATTGGTGCAAAACGGCGGGGAGATGATGTGTCCGATGTGTCTTTCGGTTTTATTGATCGGATTGCTCTGGGTTGTCCTCTTCATCCTGCTGATCGCGGGAATCATCTGGGCAATTCGGCTGGCAAAACGGGAAGGATACTTCTATCGGAAAGCGCGGTCTGCCGATCGGGCCATCGCCATTTTGAAAGAACGCTACGCGAAGGGGGAGATCGATCAAAAAGAGTATGAGGAGAGAAAAAAGGATTTGGCGGCATGATCTTTCATCAGAGACATCCTTTACTTTGAAAGTCAATGGAACTGCATTAAAGAAGTGGGAAGTTACCATACAAAGAGTATGAAAGTAATCAGCAAAGGAGGATGAAAATGAAACGGTTATTTCAGTTTGCGCTGTTGGTCGTTCTGTTAGGGGGCATCGCGTTTGCCCCCGCTTTATCTCAAGAGCAGAACAAGAGAGGCCCCCATTTCCCGCAAAAGAAAACCGAGAAACAGGAAATGGGCGGAATGATGGACGATTCCATGATGTCCAACCAAAACGAAATGATGGCCAAGATGCTCGACACCATGAAAGAGATGGCCCAGATGATGAAAGATCAGGCAAAAGACCCCGATGCGAAGGCGAAGGCCGATCAAATGCTGACCCATATCGATCAAATGAAATCCCAGCATCAGATGATGATGGGAACAATGTCGGGCCGTGGCGGATCAAAATGAAATCGTCTTTCTACCCGGGTCTGGCCCGTTTAGATGATCGGAGATGATTATGAGAAAGATGGATCATATGAAAGAGATGGGCCATTCGATCGGCTCGATGAAACAAGACGAGAAGTACTATATCGAACACCCCGGCGCCATGATGCTGGAGCATCCGAGCATGTACCCCTGGATTCAGCCGATCGTCATGCTGCTCGGCGTCTGGCTGATCTTCAGTCCGATGACGCTGGGCTATCGGAGCCCGGCCATGACTTGGAGCGACATCATCAGCGGGGCGGTCGCAATCGCGATCGCCCTCTTCGCTCTAATCTCACCCCGGCATGCTTGGGTTTCTTATGGCAACACCTTTGTCGGTCTCTGGCTTTTGTTCGCGCCGCTGATCTTTTGGGCATCAGATGCAGCGGCCTATGAGACCGATACGCTGATCGGAGCCTTCTTGATTCTCTTTTCCTTTATCATTCCGATGAGCATGGAGATGCCGGGGCCGGAGGTCCCGCCCGGCTGGTCATACAATCCATCGACCTGGGTCCAGCGGGCGCCGATCATTGCGCTCGGACTCTTCGGTTTCTTTCTGGCCCGCTATATGGCCGGCTACCAGCTTGGCTATCTCTCTTCCGTCTGGGATCCTTTTTTTGGAGAAGGAACGAACATCATCCTTAAGTCGGAGGTGTCGAAGGCCTGGCCAATCTCGGATGCCGGTCTGGGCGCGGTGGTCTACCTGATTGAGGCCCTCTCAGGGGCGATGGGGGATGCTCGCCGCTGGCGGACGATGCCCTGGATGGTGGCGATCTTCGGTTTGGCGGTCATTCCGCTCGGTGTGGTCAGCGTGGCGCTGGTGATCATGCAGCCCTTAGTTATCGGACAGTGGTGCACGCTCTGTTTGGTTGCAGCAGGCGCGATGCTGGTGATGATTGCCCTCTCGCTCGACGAGGTGATCGCGATGATCCAATTTCTGGCCAAGAGCCATCGCGCCGGGAAGCCTTGGTGGCGGGTCTTCTGGACCGGCGGAACGCTCCCCGACGCGCAGGAGAAGGCGGGGCCCGACCGGCTCCCTTCCTGGGAGCCCTCTGCAATGGCGTGGGGGGTGACCGCCGGATGGAATCTGATCGTCAGTACGGCGGTCGGAATCTGGCTGCTGTTCGCCCCTGCCCTATTCGGAATTGACACAAGATCGTCATCGGCCGATAGCGACCGCTTGGTCGGCGCGCTGGTAATCACCATTGCCGTCATCGCATGGGCCGAAGTTGGTCGGACGGCACGATATCTGAACCTTCTTCTCGGCGCATGGCTGGTTGTTGGAACCTGGTTTTTAAGTGGTGGATCGCCGGCGATCCATTGGAGCGATACGCTCTCAGGCCTCCTTTTAATTCTTTTAAGCTTCCCGTTGGGAAGAATCCGGGATGCGTACGGCAGCTTCGGTCAATATGTCACTTGGATGCCGGGTCGCAAAATAGAGAAGCCGGCCGAACGCCAAAGAAAGGCGGCATAGGAGAGAATGGATCATTATCGGGCGATTTCAGACTACGGCGTGACCGGCAACCTGCATACGGCCGCTCTGGTCTCTTCGGGGGGATCGATTGATTGGGCCTGCCTCCCCTCTTTCGACTCCCCTGCTTTTTTCTGTCGGCTTTTGGATATCAATGTCGGAGGCTATTTTCAGATCCATCCGGTCGGAGTTTACAAGGTCGAACGCGCTTATCTGGAGAGGAGCAACATCCTATCGACCACCTTCTCAAACGGTTTCGGAAAAGTGCTGCTCATCGATCTGATGCCGATCTCTGCAAACGAAGAAGCGCCCCGGGAAATCTTAAGAAAAGTGGAAGGAATCGAAGGGAAGATCGATCTGGAGGTGCTGTTCAGGCCGACGCCCCAATTTGCGAGGGTGACGCCGACCCTCTCTCCGAGGGAAAATAGGCTTTGGGTCGAGGGATCCGAACCTTTTGCCGCGCTTCGTACGGCCGGCTCTGCACGACCGCTGCAGACCATCGGCTGGAAAATTGAAAAGGGGCGGGCCGAGCGGATCGTTCGGGTAAAAGCGGGCGAGGCGCTCTATTTCCTCCTCTCCTACCATCAGAGAAAGGATGAAGAAGCGGCAGAAAATAATTTCTCGTTGCAGGCAATGGAGGCGCGGATTTCCCGGACGTTGGAGTACTGGCAGACCTGGGCGAAGAAGTGCCGCTATCATGGCCCTTATCAAGGGGCTGTTCTGCGGAGTGCTCTGACCTTGAAGCTTCTTACCTTTGCGTCGACCGGGGGGATTGTCGCCGCGGCGACGACATCGCTCCCCGAAGCGATCGGCGGGGTTCGCAACTGGGATTATCGCTTTGCCTGGCTGCGCGATTCGGCGCTCATCCTCTATTCGCTCATGGCGCTCGGCTATCAGGAGGAAGCACACGCGTTTTGTAAAAATGATAATGAAAGCCTGCGTCAAAAGCTGCATGAGGAATCAGCCGATCCAGATCATGTATCGGATCGATGGAGGAAGCGAGCTTCCGGAGCAGGTTCTCTCCCATTTAGAAGGCTACCGGAGCTCTCAACCGGTGCGGGTCGGAAATGCCGCGGCCAAGCAGCTTCAGCTCGATACCTTCGGCGAGCTGCTCCATTGCGTTTATACCCATCACTGGAGAGACCATCCCCCTCCCTCCAAGGAGGATCTGAAAGATCTCCTCTGCCTCATCTCTCATGTCACCGATTTTGTGCTGACTCGTTGGAGGGAGCCGGATCATGGGATTTGGGAGTTCCGGGATCGGCCGAGATATTTTGTTTATTCGAAGGTGATGTCCTGGGTGGCGCTCGATCGGGCGATCAAGCTGGTCCGGGAACTTAAACTTCCTCTGGAGACCGGGAAATGGGAAGAGGCCGGAGAAGAGATCAGACGGACCGTTTTAGAGAAAGGATATGATCCGAAACTGGAAAGTTTCGTTCAGGCCTTCGATGAAACGGCGCTCGACGCCTCGGCGCTCCTCTTCCCGATCTTAGGATTTATCGCTCCGGATGATCCGAAGATGGTCTCCACCGTCGGAAAAATTCAGGAAGCGCTGAGAAGCCGGCACTTTTTATACCGCTATATCATGGATGACGGCCTCCCCGGTCGGGAGGGGGCATTCTTAGCCTGCTCCTTTTGGCTGGTCGATGCCTTTACCTTGATGGGGAGGGTGGATGAAGCCGAAGCCGAAGCCGAATTCGAACGTCTTCTCACGTTTGCCAATGATCTCGGCCTTTATGCCGAAGAGATCGATCCGATCACCGAAGAGGCATTGGGTAATTTTCCTCAGGCCTTTACGCATGTCGGCTTGATCAATGCCGCGGTGAACCTGGAAAAGGCCAAGCAAGGAGAGCAAAGGGAAAATTTCAGCGAAGAGGCTGCAAAAGAGGGATCGTATGATGAATAGAGCAAATCAGTCAGAAGTCGTTGTCATCACCGGGGCCTCGGCAGGCATCGGACGCGCCGTCGTCCGGGAGTTTGCCAAGCGAAAGGCGCACATTGGGCTGGTTGCGCGCGGCCGGGACGGACTCGAGGGGGCGCGCAAAGAGGTCGAGGCGGAAGGGGGCAGAGCGCTGGTCCTGCCGACCGACGTCGCCGATCCTGAGCAGATCGAGATGGCCGCAGCGGCCGTCGAGGAGACCTTCGGGCCGATCGATATCTGGATCAACAACGCCATGGTCTCGGTTCTCTCGCCGGTCAAAGAGATGACCCTTGAGGAGTTTAAACGGGTGACCGAGGTGACCTATCTCGGCTATGTATACGGAACCCTGGCCGCCCTTCGCCGAATGCTCCCGCGAAATCGCGGGGTCATCGTTCAGGTCGGATCGGCCCTCGCCTATCGATCGATCCCTCTGCAATCGGCCTACTGCGGCGCCAAACACGCCGTCAAAGGCTTCACCGAATCGCTCCGCTCCGAATTGATTCATGATGGAAGCCGTGTCCGGGTCACGATGGTGCAGTTGCCGGCGCTGAACACGCCGCAGTTCAGCTGGATCAAGAGCCGGATGCCGAATCATCCGCAGCCGGTCCCCCCGATCTTTCAGCCGGAGGTGGCGGCGGAAGCGATTGTCTGGGCTGCGCATCACACCCGGCGGGAGGTCCATGTGGGAATGCCGGCGGTGAAAGCGATCTGGGGAGAAAAGTTTATCCCGGGCCTCCTCGATCATTATCTTGCCTCCAAAGGCTACAGCGGGCAGCTGACCGATGACCCGGTCGATCCCAACCGGCCGATCAACCTCTGGGAGCCGCTGCAGGGCGATTATGGGGCGCATGGGATCTTTGACAGCCGGGCCAAAAGCAAAAGCATGCAGCTGTGGGTCACCACGCATCGCGGTTGGTTGGCCTTTGCCGGCGCCGCCCTTGCTATTGCTGCCATCATCGGGGTGGTGATTTGATATTCGGTTTTTTTACCAAAATAGAAAGGAGAAAGCCATGAAACAGTTCTTACAGCTTGCACTGCTATCAATCCTGCTGGGAGGCCTCCTAGCGGGACCTGCTTGGTCTGAAGAGAGAAAGGCGAGCCCCGCGCAACTGCGACGGGACACCCAAGGCCCCTCTTCGTCTCAGGAGGAGGATAAAGGCTCCTCCTCACAGATGGAAGTGAACGGGATGAAGGGTGGCATGATGGACGATTCCATGATGTCGATGATGTCCAGGCATCATGACATGATGGGAAACATGCTCAATACCATGAAAGAGATGACTCAGGTCCTCAAGGAGGAGGCAAAAGGCCCTGATACCAAAGCCAGAGCCGATCAAATACTGGGTAACATCAAAAAGATGGAAAATCATCATAAAATGATGATGGGCATGATGAATAGAATGATGCCCGACCATGGAGGAGGAACACCAAATAAGTAAACCTTAAATAAATTAAAAAACAACGAGGCATTTGAATAACCTCAAACGAACGAAGGAGGATGATCAATGTGTATGATGTGTACGATGGATATGATGCACCGGCACAGGCCGGAAGAAGAAATGGAAGGGATGGGGATGTGCTCTATGTGCGGCGGGACCGGCATGACGAAAGGGGAGGTCAAACCGGAAGAGGCTAAAAAGACGTTAACAAAATATGCCGAGCAGCTCCGGTTGGAACTGAGCGACATCGAAAATCAACTTAAAGAGATGGAAAACAGGGCGGCTTAACTTACGGATGGGGAGGAACTTTTCGTCCTCATCCAAGCAGGTATGGAAGTTTCTGAGGCATAATAAGAGGAGATGTGGCGATTATCAGTTTGATTGTCATGATGACCGGTCTGGTCTTAATTGCATTCCTGCTCTTTTTTTTCTTCGGCCCGAAACAGGGAAAGGCGGCAGCCCTCCAGGCCGGCGTGCAGGAGATAACGATCCGGGTCGAGGGCGCCTATCAGCCGAACCGGGTCGTCGTCAAAGCCGGGATGCCGGTGCGGCTGAAGTTTGATCGACGCGAAGGGACCGATTGCTCAAATCGTGTTGTCCTTCCCGACTTCGGGATCTCGCGCGCCCTGCCGGCATTCGCCGCCACATCGGTTGAATTCACCCCTCAGAAGCCGGGGGAGTACCCCTTTTCCTGCGCCATGAATATGTACCGGGGGACGCTGGTCGTCGAGCCCGATGAGAAAATGAAACAGGCCGAGAGGGCAGCGTCCCCCCAACAGATCCCTTCTAAGGTGACACCGCATCCAAGCGCCGATGAGAAACCGGCCCGCGCTGAGTTTTTGATCCGGGGGATGCGCAGCATCACCACAACCACTGCGATCGAGGATTTGATCGAACGGCTGCCGGGGGTGGAGCAAGCACAGGTCAATGCGGCCACAGAGCGGGTGACGATTGACTATACCCCCGGACAGGTTTCGCCCGATCAGATGGCGCGCGCGATGGCAGACGCCGGATACCAGGCCGAGCCGGTGACCTCCGAAGAGGAGACGGCCGATCGCTGGGCGGCCTCCCGGGAATCGGAGGTCGCCGATATCAGACGCCGCTTTCTCGTCTCCCTGGTTCTGACCGTTCCACTGCTGATCGGCGCGATGTGGCATGAGTTCTTCCCGATGCCGGGCGGGCCGCTCGGCGCCTTGATCGCCCTCCTGGCCGACCCTTACATTCAACTTATTCTCTCCACGCCGGTCCTCTTCTACAGCGGCTGGGGGTTCTTCAAGGGGACCTGGTTCACCCTCAAGAACCGAACCGCCGACATGAACACGCTGATCGGGATCGGCATCGGCGCCGCTTACCTGTATAGCCTGTCGGCCACCTTGTTTGACGACTGGCTGCGTCGCCGCGGGGTCGAGGCAGGCGTTTATTACGAGACCGCGGCGGTGATCGTCACACTGATCTTGCTGGGGCGCCTGCTGGAGGCGCGGGCAAAGGCCGGCACCTCCGCCGCCATCGAGAAGCTCCTCTCGCTTCAGGCGAAGAGGGCGCGCGTCCGTCGGGATGGAAAAGAGATCGATCTCCCCGTCGAGGAGGTCCGGGTCGGAGATCTTGTAGTCGTTCGGCCGGGGGAGAAGATCCCGGTCGATGGGGTGATCCGGGAGGGGGAGAGCGTCATCGACGAGAGCATGGTGACCGGCGAGAGTGTCCCTGTGACGAAAGGTGAGGGGGACCCTGTGATCGGCGCGACCCTCAACAGCGCCGGCGGGTTTGTCTTTGAGGCGACAAAGGTCGGCAGGGAGACGATGCTGGCGCAGATTGTCCGGCTGGTCCAGCAGGCGCAGGGATCGAAGGCGCCGATTCAGCGGCTGGCCGATCTGGTCTCAAGCTATTTTGTCCCGGCCGTGATCATCATCGGCGTGATCACCTTTGCCGTCTGGTTCGTCTGGGGGCCGGCGCCTGCATTTGTCTTAGCGCTCCTGAACACCGTGGCGGTGCTGCTGATCGCTTGTCCCTGCGCCTTGGGGCTGGCGACGCCGACCTCGGTGATGGTGGCGACCGGCAAGGGGGCCGAGAACGGCATTCTGATCAAAGACGCCGAGGCGCTGGAGGTGACCGGCAAGGTGACGACGGTGATCCTCGATAAGACCGGCACGCTGACCGAAGGGCGCCACGCCGTCCGGGATTTGATTCCTGCAAAGGGTATCTCCAAAGAGGATCTGTTGCGCTGGGCCGCGGCGACACAGCGGGGCTCGGAGCACCCGCTGGCGAAAGCGATTGTCCGCGCGGGCGAGGAGAAGAAAGTCTCCATCCCGCCGCCGAAAGATTTTCGCTACTTCACCGGCAAGGGAACGGGGGCGGTCGTGGAGGGGGCCGAGCTGCTCGTCGGCAACCGCCGGCTCATGGCCGAGCGGGAGATCAGCGTCGCTTCGCTGGAAGATCAGGCCAAGCGGCTAGACGAAGAGGGGAAGACGGTCAACTTCATCGCCCGCGAGAGCCGTCTAATCGGCTTGATCAGTTTAGCCGATGTGGTCCGGCCCACCTCGCAAGCGGCTGTGGCGGAACTCCACCGCCTGGGAGTGAAAGTGGCGATGATCACCGGCGACAACTGGGGGGTCGGCCGCGCGATTGCAAAGGAGCTCGGGATCGACACTGTTCTCGCCGAGGTCTTGCCGGAGCACAAGGCCCAGGAGGTGGCCAAACTCCAACGCCAGGGAAAGATCGTCGCGATGGTGGGGGATGGGATCAACGATGCCCCGGCGCTCGCGCAGGCCGATGTCGGGATCGCGATCGGCTCCGGGACCGATGTGGCGATTGAATCGGCCGATATCTCTCTGGTCAAGAACGACGTCTTCGACGTCGCCCGGGTGATTCAACTCTCACGGGCCACGATGCGAAACATCAGG
The Candidatus Manganitrophus noduliformans DNA segment above includes these coding regions:
- a CDS encoding copper resistance system multicopper oxidase; translation: MKTNRISRRQLLKRAGTLGMLAVLERLAPAYVWARPTEAAQTPQLSGKVIDLTIAETPFRIGDRTGTAHTINGTVPGPLLRLHEGEEVTLNVTNRLREIASIHWHGILLPPEMDGVPGVSFGGIKPGTTFTYRFPLKQSGTYWYHSHSGFQEQLGVYAPMIIDPVEPDPVQYDRDYVVVLSDWMFEDPMKMMGKLKKQAGYTNFQKRTMREFLSEAKKNGWRTTFDDYRMWAQMRMDPTDLADITGHTYTYLMNGRSPASNWTGLFRPGERVRLRFINAAAMSIFDVRIPGLKMTVVQADGQNVQPVDVDEFRIAVAETYDLIVEPKEDRAYTIFAESIDRSGYARGTLAPRAGMSADIPKGRPRPLRTMEEMGMSMEGMDHGKMKMPEMKPSDDEQMGNMQHGAEMEEMPGMEHGEGMEGMPDKKEEHDMQDMEGMPGMPMDNQRRSEIPGSTPVKHGPDTHGSGNQATPDVTRSRLEEPGAGLGNDGWRVLVYTDLKSLHPYPDRRAPERELELHITGHMERFIWSFDGKKFSEAKEPIHFRYGERLRWTFVNDTMMEHPLHLHGMFMELENGAGPNLPRKHTVNVKPAERVSVAITADAPGPWAFHCHLLFHMEAGMFRVVEVSEPEVRS
- a CDS encoding copper resistance protein B, which produces MNTSLQFLLLTALVWLIGAPTAFAQAAPAPSSTADAPAAPATSAVQDGSGGHERIPSNLKPQQDWPSPVDDMERFTFVLADVLEYRPKGDESDFRWDIEGWHGGDYKRLWFKSEGERNTAFKADYDIDFQLLYGRFFRKYYDFQAGLRSETQTFGGQNVTRVQTVVGIEGLAPYRYEVESALFISHRGDVSVRFTITKNFLVTQRVVFQPRLETHAAVQRVERFTTGSGLNNIEFGLRLRYEIRRELAPYIGVSFDRSFSGTADLVRQEGGDPRQVRFAAGVRMWF
- a CDS encoding SHOCT domain-containing protein, with protein sequence MKKEGLVQNGGEMMCPMCLSVLLIGLLWVVLFILLIAGIIWAIRLAKREGYFYRKARSADRAIAILKERYAKGEIDQKEYEERKKDLAA
- a CDS encoding SPW repeat domain-containing protein: MRKMDHMKEMGHSIGSMKQDEKYYIEHPGAMMLEHPSMYPWIQPIVMLLGVWLIFSPMTLGYRSPAMTWSDIISGAVAIAIALFALISPRHAWVSYGNTFVGLWLLFAPLIFWASDAAAYETDTLIGAFLILFSFIIPMSMEMPGPEVPPGWSYNPSTWVQRAPIIALGLFGFFLARYMAGYQLGYLSSVWDPFFGEGTNIILKSEVSKAWPISDAGLGAVVYLIEALSGAMGDARRWRTMPWMVAIFGLAVIPLGVVSVALVIMQPLVIGQWCTLCLVAAGAMLVMIALSLDEVIAMIQFLAKSHRAGKPWWRVFWTGGTLPDAQEKAGPDRLPSWEPSAMAWGVTAGWNLIVSTAVGIWLLFAPALFGIDTRSSSADSDRLVGALVITIAVIAWAEVGRTARYLNLLLGAWLVVGTWFLSGGSPAIHWSDTLSGLLLILLSFPLGRIRDAYGSFGQYVTWMPGRKIEKPAERQRKAA
- a CDS encoding glycoside hydrolase family 15 protein; translated protein: MYRIDGGSELPEQVLSHLEGYRSSQPVRVGNAAAKQLQLDTFGELLHCVYTHHWRDHPPPSKEDLKDLLCLISHVTDFVLTRWREPDHGIWEFRDRPRYFVYSKVMSWVALDRAIKLVRELKLPLETGKWEEAGEEIRRTVLEKGYDPKLESFVQAFDETALDASALLFPILGFIAPDDPKMVSTVGKIQEALRSRHFLYRYIMDDGLPGREGAFLACSFWLVDAFTLMGRVDEAEAEAEFERLLTFANDLGLYAEEIDPITEEALGNFPQAFTHVGLINAAVNLEKAKQGEQRENFSEEAAKEGSYDE
- a CDS encoding SDR family oxidoreductase; the encoded protein is MNRANQSEVVVITGASAGIGRAVVREFAKRKAHIGLVARGRDGLEGARKEVEAEGGRALVLPTDVADPEQIEMAAAAVEETFGPIDIWINNAMVSVLSPVKEMTLEEFKRVTEVTYLGYVYGTLAALRRMLPRNRGVIVQVGSALAYRSIPLQSAYCGAKHAVKGFTESLRSELIHDGSRVRVTMVQLPALNTPQFSWIKSRMPNHPQPVPPIFQPEVAAEAIVWAAHHTRREVHVGMPAVKAIWGEKFIPGLLDHYLASKGYSGQLTDDPVDPNRPINLWEPLQGDYGAHGIFDSRAKSKSMQLWVTTHRGWLAFAGAALAIAAIIGVVI
- a CDS encoding heavy metal translocating P-type ATPase translates to MAIISLIVMMTGLVLIAFLLFFFFGPKQGKAAALQAGVQEITIRVEGAYQPNRVVVKAGMPVRLKFDRREGTDCSNRVVLPDFGISRALPAFAATSVEFTPQKPGEYPFSCAMNMYRGTLVVEPDEKMKQAERAASPQQIPSKVTPHPSADEKPARAEFLIRGMRSITTTTAIEDLIERLPGVEQAQVNAATERVTIDYTPGQVSPDQMARAMADAGYQAEPVTSEEETADRWAASRESEVADIRRRFLVSLVLTVPLLIGAMWHEFFPMPGGPLGALIALLADPYIQLILSTPVLFYSGWGFFKGTWFTLKNRTADMNTLIGIGIGAAYLYSLSATLFDDWLRRRGVEAGVYYETAAVIVTLILLGRLLEARAKAGTSAAIEKLLSLQAKRARVRRDGKEIDLPVEEVRVGDLVVVRPGEKIPVDGVIREGESVIDESMVTGESVPVTKGEGDPVIGATLNSAGGFVFEATKVGRETMLAQIVRLVQQAQGSKAPIQRLADLVSSYFVPAVIIIGVITFAVWFVWGPAPAFVLALLNTVAVLLIACPCALGLATPTSVMVATGKGAENGILIKDAEALEVTGKVTTVILDKTGTLTEGRHAVRDLIPAKGISKEDLLRWAAATQRGSEHPLAKAIVRAGEEKKVSIPPPKDFRYFTGKGTGAVVEGAELLVGNRRLMAEREISVASLEDQAKRLDEEGKTVNFIARESRLIGLISLADVVRPTSQAAVAELHRLGVKVAMITGDNWGVGRAIAKELGIDTVLAEVLPEHKAQEVAKLQRQGKIVAMVGDGINDAPALAQADVGIAIGSGTDVAIESADISLVKNDVFDVARVIQLSRATMRNIRQNLFFAFVYNGLGIPIAAGALYPFTGLLLSPIIASAAMAASSISVVLNALRLKRFQMPAGVANERGIGLSEPQERKKAA